From the Mya arenaria isolate MELC-2E11 chromosome 17, ASM2691426v1 genome, the window atttttttttgcaactACATTTTAGGAATTGCTTTCAGTCAATGTCTGTAAATTTCTCAAAATTTCATTATACTATAGACAATCTGACTTTTAAACAGAGGGAGTCATTAGAGAAGTCTCTGTTAACTTCCATCCTTTGTCTGGGATAATAGATAtcattacattgtttttaaattgaattaatactttttacttcttttttcaGTGATCTCCTTTCTAAGTGGCGTGAAGTATGATGTCTTTTATGTCTCGTAAAAAGCGTTACAAGTTCCATGTGACTTTTGAGCTTGAGGAACTGTCATCAGTTCCATTTGTTAGCGGAATCCTCTTCACCAAGCTGCGACTCTTGGAGGGAGGGAGTTTCTCAGACGTCTCTGAGAGGTACGTTTTACTTCTTCCTTATACTGTCTAAAGAAGTGATGTTCTAATgatagattttaataaaaaattaattggttgggcctgaaatcagCGAAAATCGATTATATTTGGTCATAATCAATTATCGAAGTTTGCCATGTGCAAGTTGTTTTTCGTTTTTCCTCTTGTTCAGTTtatttatacatgaaaatttagaagtgttcagttgttattgtaaacaatatggcggaaagcaacaacaaccctaaataacttcaaacatacacataacataagcaTAGTTAAGGATTGCAAgttattgtacaaaaataaaactaactACAACTAAGGTTTTGTCAAAAatcgattgtactatcgatactTGGTTACTTGAGTGGGACCAGTTATCaatagtcaaactggaacccATTCCCAATGTTAGTTTAAAGGGATTCGCTCATAGATATACACATGAATGCATTGTAAATTGAAACCCTTAAAATAAGCCAGGCTTAAAAAAAGACAgtgtgctgcagaagagggacaagGGTCTTAAGGGGAAAAGTGCACATGGATCAGTTCACCTAGGTATATGACATTATGAATTCGACAGAAAAGGCATTTTTAtcagaagaaatattttgatcTTAAACATTGCGTTCCAAGAAGGCAGAAAGGTGTACATGCTGGACTCCATAGGGACAGAACATAACAGTAACTACCATAAAAGTATAGGGTGCCGCATCCTTCCATAACTGTGCTGAAACACTGGttgatattttccaaaacagacCAATATTTCAGTTTACCTAATCAGCGctgattgtttcaaaataaaaaccagAGTACcagtaattttgaatattaGTAGTGAAGTATTTTCAGCTTCATATGCACCACCTTAAAGTTTAATCCAAATTGTTTTACGAAGGCAGTTCAAATTTGACAACTTCAAAGACAagatttgaacatttaatgacatttcctGCATAACACATGCTTTCACATACTTAGTTTGAGTTGAAATACATTCGAGCCAGGAAAACATCCCCCCAAGTTGTCTTTTACCAATCTATAGTCCCTTTCATTTGAGCAACTGTTGATTCATATATTATACTTGAGGTAATATAATCACTtagttaaatattatatacaaaatcaTATCTGTTGGTAAAATAAGAAAaggcctacctaccctacctgttttcgAAAAGGATGTAGCCCTTACCAAACACTGAGTTGAACTTATTCAATGCTATTCATTGAACCTTTCAGGAAAGAGGTGTCAAACCACAGTGTGAAATGGAATCACAAATTTGTATTTGACTGTAAGATGACAGGGAGTGCCAACACTGGAATACTGGACCCTTGTGTGTGTCGGGCTTCTGTCAGGCTGGTATGACTATGTAATGGGACTACTGAACCCTTGTGTGTGTCAGGCTGGTATGTAATGGGAATACTGAACCCTTGTGTGTGTCAGGCTTCCATCAGGCTGGTATGTAATGGGAATACTGAACCCTTGTGTGTGTCAGGCTTCCATCAGGCTGGTATGTAATGGGAATACTGGACCCTTGTGTGTGTCAGGCTTCCATCAGGCTGGTATGTAATGGGAATACTGAACCCTTGTGTGTGTCAGGCTGGTATGTAATGGGGAAACTGACCCTTGTGTGTGTCAGGCTGGTATGTAATGGGAATACTGGACCCTTGTGTGTGTCAGGCTGGTATGTAATGGGAATACTGACCCTTGTGTGTGTCAGGCTGGTATGTAATGGGAGTACTGGACCCTTGTGTGTGTCAGGCTTCCATCAGGCTGGTATGTAATGGGAATACTGAACCCTTGTGTGTGTCAGGCTGGTATGTAATGGGGAAACTGACCCTTGTGTGTGTCAGGCTGGTATGTAATGGGAATACTGGACCCTTGTGTGTGTCAGGCTGGTATGTAATGGGAATACTGACCCTTGTGTGTGTCAGGCTGGTATGTAATGGGAGTACTGGACCCTTGTGTGTGTCAGGTTTCCATCAGGCTGGTATGTTATGGGAATACTGGACCCTTGTGTGTGTCAGGCTGTTATGTAATGGGAATACTGGACCCTTGTGTGTGTCAGGCTGGTATTTAATGGGAATACTGGACCCTTGTATGTGTCAGGCTGGTATGTAATGGGAATACTGGACCATTGTGTGTGTCAGGCTGGTATGTAATGGGAATACTGAACCCTTGTGTGTGTCAGGCTTCTGTCAGGCTGGTATGTAATGGGAATACTGAACCCTTGTGTGTGTCAGGCTTCTGTCAGGCTGGTATGTAACGGGAATACTGAACCCTTGTGTGTGTCAGACTGGTATGTAATGGGAATACTGACCCTTGTGTGTGTCAGGCTTTTGTCAGGCTGGTATGTAATGGGAATACTGAACCCTTGTGTGTGTCAGGATGGTATGTAATGGGAATACTGACCCTTGTGTGTGTCAGGCTGGTATGTAATGGGAATACTGCACCCTTGTGTGTGTCAGGCTGGTATGTTATGGGAATACTGCACCCTTGTGTGTGTCAGGCTGGTATGTAATGGGAATACTGGACCCTTGTGTGTGTCAGGCTGGTATGTAATGGGAATACTGAACCCTTGTGTGTGTCAGGCTGGTATGTAATGGGAATACTGAACCCTTGTGTGTGTCCGGCTGGTATGTAATGGAAATACTGACCCTTGTGTGTGTCAGGCTGGTATGGTATGGGAATACTGGACCCTTGTGTGTGTCAGGCTGGTATGTAATGGGAATACTGGACCCTTGTGTGTGTCAGGCTGGTATGTAATGGGAATACTGGACCCTTGTGTGTGTCAGGCTGGTATGTAATGGGAATACTGAACCCTTGTGTGTGTCAGACTGGTATGTAATGGGAATATTGAACCCTTGTGTGTGTCAGGCTGGTATGTAATGGGAATACTGACCCTTGTGTGTATCAGGCTGGTATGTAATAGGAATACTGGACCCTTGTGTGTGTCAGGCTGGTATGTTATGGGAATACTGAAACCTTGTGTGTGTCAGGCTGGTATGTAATGGGAATACTGGACCCTTGTGTGTGTCGGGCCTCTGTCAGGCTGGTATGTAATGGGAATACTGACCCTTGTGTGTGTCAGGCTGGTTAGTAATGGGAATATTGGACCCTTGTGTGTGTCGGGCTGGTATGTTATGGGAATACTGAACCCTTGTGTGTGTCAGGCTGGTATGTAATGGGAATACTGGACCCTTGTGTGTGTCAGGCTGGTATGTTATGGGAATACTGGACCTTTGTGTGTGTCAGGCTGGTATGTAATGGGAATACTGAACCCTTGTGTGTGTCAGGCTGGTATGTAATGGGAATACTGGACCCTTGTGTGTGTCAGGCTGGTATGTAATGGGAATACTGGACCCTTGTGTGTGTCAGGCTGGTATGTAATGGGAATACTGGACCCTTGTGTGTGCCAGGCTGGTATGTAATGGGAATACTGAACCCTTGTGTGTGTCAGGCTGGTATGTAATGGGAATACTGGACCCTTGTGTGTGTCAGGCCTTTTTCGGgctggtacatgtatgttatggGGACAATCATAGGCTGTAAAAagttaacattaacaaaatcaTAACACGATCATAACACATCTTATAAcaactattattattaagaGTTTGAATAGTCTAATTGGTTTGTCTTCAAATGAGTTTTTTTgtttagtacatgtatatgtatactaaaatatcacagaaatatgtttcaaattgatatgatttattttacaggAACTAAAGGGAGGTAAAACATACCAAAAGCTGGGATTTGCTGACATCAACCTGGCTGAATATGCTGGGTCTAGCTCACAGCAACGCAAGTTCCTGCTTGAGGGGTATGGTTATTTTActtcatatgtttatataaatttgtatGAGCAGCATCCTACAAGTTTGGGTCTTTGAACATAGTTTGTCTTTTGGGCATTAAATGAAAAACGAATCTTGGAGACACCATTACAGATGCAaatataaaagggttattagtactgtgtTTTAATCTGAGAGGTTGTATTTGACTCAAGAGGATTCAGCAGATTTCACGTGGTGCTAGCAGAGAGAAAAgttaaaatcttcaaaaatctTTGATTGTCAAATAGGATTTTCTGGATCCAAACGCAGAACTTATATACATAACtggtttaaatcacttaaaagcaTGGTTTCATTTCAATGGCACACAATTAAGTTTGATGATGTCAAATTGACATCGCTCAATTATACTTGTTATGATGTAATGTCAGGGCAGTGAAATACATCCATACTGCACTGAAGTGGAATGCAGGCTAccatatttttatgcccccttttgaaaaaagtggggtatattgttttgcacatgtcggtcggtcggtcggtcggtcggtctgtctgtctgtcggtcggtcggaataccaaatggtttccgatcaataacttgagaacgctttgaccgagggacctcatacttggtatgtgtattggtcatcaccagcagatgaaccctattgattttgaggtcagtgggtcaaaggtcaaggtcagtgtgacctttacatgaaaaacggtttccgatcaataacttgagaacgctttgacccaggaacctcatacttggtaggtgtattggtcatgaccagcagatgaaccctattgattttgaggtcagtgggtcaaaggtcaaggtcagtgtgaccttaacatgaaaaacggtttccgatcaataacttgagaacgctttgacccagggacctcatactaggtaggcttattggtcatgaccagcagatgaaccctattgattttgaggtcagtgggtcaaaggtcaaggtcagtgtgactgtaagctgaaaaaaggttttctgattgtccatattttatttaagtgtccaaatcctactaacaatttggctcccaagggggcataaatgtttcactaacatctcttgtcatattttgcaatatatattgtgtatataataaaaagcattatatattaggttattttatacattttatctcagtggtattaaaacaatactgtagttgaaaaaaaaacagtaaatagtTTCGGGTACTTTTTGCTGCTCGTTGAACCTGATGTTGGAGATTGGCAATTTTTCTGCtactttcaaacaaaatgaaatccATGGCTTCTCTAAAATTTGACAATTCAATATAACAAGTATCCGCATATGATAAAGTCAATAAAGATAACAGTTAAGAAACATCATTATATGCCTTATAACTTGGAATCATCACAAATTTAACATGCAATAACCGATGGGCgagggcagacctttataaacgaaatatacaataaattgaTTCTACACTGCCGGTTTGACTTCGAACATCCCAAGCACAATTCTACTTAACTTTGTGTCCCTGAAGTCTGAGGACCTGGTGTTCTCCTTTATTTTAACTCTTTGAacctttttctttctttcaggTATGACTCCAAACATAGGCAGGACAACTCCACTCTACAAGTCACTCTTTCTGTATCCTTGAAGTCGGGGGATCCAGTGTTTAAGGCGTGagtttttcttttgtttggCTACTGGACACTAGTTTTGCAACTTAAAATTCAAACATGCTATTTATCGTTCACGAATCAAGATTTATGAGGAAGACAAACACAGTTGATTTGAAATGGGAAAAAACgcaaaactgcaaaaaataatGGTGTCAGAATGGATGTtacatcagttagtaagattcaatacgttgtaaacaatgatgtttttgacaaatttattttttcttgcaattgtatcatcttgtgtctagtcccttaaCTCAAGTTTTACAAACTTGAAAATACACATGTAGTATAGAATGTGTCTCATTTTCCATCCCTCTAGTTCCTAATAAGGAAATCCAGTTAACGATTTTCCGAAACAAGTTCTTATCTTATAGCAATACACCCAGTGTCTATACCATGTCAATTTTCGTAcatattgtaaacaattttattacaaaattaatattactGTAAATTAAAAACTAGCTTTCAGTTAACACATCTGTAAAAGATAAGCTAATGACggaacacattttaaaattagttGAACCTTGATGAGTTCTCTCCTCCTTTATTTCAAAGCATTCAGCATAAATTCTGGACTTGTCTGCAATGAGAAATGAAAATCTGTGTTCTCTGTCAAGAAAAGGCACTGCCCCTTACCATAACTTTCGGTAACTGCATCATACCATAAATTTTGAGAACTTTTCATTATGATTTTTGTGatgttttcagaaaaaaacttttaattagtGAGCATTATTTTAAGAGCGCATAAACAGAtgataagtttgcaaaaatggACAATTTAGTAAATTGCTGTGTACCTTATCCTATATTTTTGTCGAAGTTTCCATCGATTAGATTCTCATGACTAAGTGTTCAGAAAAAACTACAGCATTTTTTTGAAACCAAAAAAAACAGGCTCATACTAGAAATTGGTTTATAGCAAGTTGATAGcttaaattgtttttcatacttactgtttaaaataagatattttgacaaaatcttACCTTATCATGTTTTgctatgattttgtttattttggtaagGTGCTGCAGATTTTCCTCCTTGAAGCTTACAAAAATCAGATTTTTCAAATTACTTGGGACTTTCATGTGGATACCCTTGTTGTACCACTGGTTTTATATCTTAACTGTAATTTGACTGGTTGTTTCCCCCTCAGAATGACCCAGTCTCAGTTCCTGGTGCCGGAGGAGGATGAGTCAGGGACAAACTCAAGGGTTGTTCCCCTTGAAGATGAGAGCAGTCTGGCGTCCAACAGTAGCGGCTTTGGGAGTCTGCCCCGTAAAGATAGGCCCAGTGTAATCTCAAGAGGTAAGACTTGCTGTTCATTGAATAGTAGTTGTATCTGGTGTTTCTATATATATCTTCAGAAgttaatgatttttaaagcaCATGAATTGTTAATGTCTGCTGCACAAAACTTGTCCAATATCTTAGATACCAATGCTTCACTAAGGCATCCTAGGTTACTAATACACACAAATATAAGCAGTAGGGTTTGAGTAAGGGTTTAAAAATGACAACAGGGAGATAGtgtgctaagggagaaaaggaTACATTGCATCTTAATGTGGGCAGAAGAGTGATACCAAAAACAGATAGGATGCAGCACCATTCCATAACTCTAGAGCAGAcaccttaaagtgacactcttattcaaaatcaatacatacacatgtataacaaacattaattttgactgatttacctttaattacttactaaataatgcatttatggaaatattaattactgattaaaagatgtaaccgtgtatttaatagcagaaagcgcaaaaatattaaatgattgctaaaagatttactgtggtcaactatagtcttataaggtagaaatactgtgttttatgcttatttctttcaaattaaactcggtatccttcctTGTttgcgacatttattcatcctttgtggaatattaaaacaatattatttattgtggtaaatcttatttgggagtaagagtgcatttttaaatattctcaaaaattaatttaaaataccaACTATAGTTTCTGCCCTCATGTCCACAAAAGTATTGATgaattgattattttgtatttggtaCTATCTTATGGCAACTCAAAAGGGACACATGTACTGGTTTCCACCCAGGAAATGGACTCGAGCGTGAGTCATATCAGCTCTGAGCTGTCTATATAATCTTGCTGaattaaataagtataaactaaacCAATGAAAAGTAGAATCCCTTGACAGACAATTGTGCAGAGAGAATTGTTTCAGCTGATTCTTTTGTGCAACAAACTTggtactgtgaaatcatttatattcgttggcatgaaatttcgtggttttctgaaaatttacattttcgtgggtacttgaattcgtggtttttcatttttgaaaaaaaaatccgaaactGCAATCGTCCTAAATCGTCTGCATAATCTCCAAGCGCTGGGCACTTGATTTCCGTCTTCAACGTCGCACGTTTATGACACTCACTTTAGTGGTACAACATGCCAATTAgagcatatacccatgtcaattatcgatttaattggaaataacagtcataaaagaagatggaCCCTAATCAAAGATGAAGATAGGCGAAAAAATTGAATATCAATTAAGaatttttcaaactgaaaacaccgagaaggtgcgtatatttgtgtacaaacaatcaatttaattgattaaatatttcattaaagaaaaaaaatcgattaCCGACACTAaacacgcacatcttgtaaacctggagattttCATGGACAGCACGTGTTCATCATTGctcaataaaaacacaatgaaatgttttggtttattatttgttgaaggcagatataatatattaccaAAACAATTATAGTCAGATATACAGTGAGTTCGGTATTTacgctgtatactgcgacctctgtaaagaatatactacagtatgtacgtaacaaggcaattgaaaaagtgaataaagggtctatatttcgtgggatcttgaattcgtggatcacccaacccaggaaaaccacaaacattaatgccccacgaacattaatgatttcacagtatatgaATTTAGGTCATTATCTGATTTTATTGttgtaacataaataaaaatctCCTGTGCAgtgataattttataaattaatgttttacttactcattattttttgttgtaagagtatgtttttgtcattaatagaatatatacaaacaaatattgaataatgtCAAGTGATTTTGATCATCGTCAAATAAATTAGTAATGCAGTGATAACTTTTTGCAAAGGGAAGTAATGTCTTCATGGAGTGCGGACATAATCCAATGATAGTTGTTAGTTAGTGTTAGTGTTAGCTATTCTCATTTAATATGCAATGTTGTT encodes:
- the LOC128224816 gene encoding protein FAM102A-like isoform X3; the encoded protein is MMSFMSRKKRYKFHVTFELEELSSVPFVSGILFTKLRLLEGGSFSDVSERKEVSNHSVKWNHKFVFDCKMTGSANTGILDPCVCRASVRLELKGGKTYQKLGFADINLAEYAGSSSQQRKFLLEGYDSKHRQDNSTLQVTLSVSLKSGDPVFKAMTQSQFLVPEEDESGTNSRVVPLEDESSLASNSSGFGSLPRKDRPSVISREDSDKEFELCHSRNSSYTSQHSRNGSNYGSLTHSRQNSQGTGPNTSQEQHPTHTRSPSAGSALTEFAKLERRRVSAVFIWSIVYAN
- the LOC128224816 gene encoding protein FAM102A-like isoform X1, encoding MMSFMSRKKRYKFHVTFELEELSSVPFVSGILFTKLRLLEGGSFSDVSERKEVSNHSVKWNHKFVFDCKMTGSANTGILDPCVCRASVRLELKGGKTYQKLGFADINLAEYAGSSSQQRKFLLEGYDSKHRQDNSTLQVTLSVSLKSGDPVFKAMTQSQFLVPEEDESGTNSRVVPLEDESSLASNSSGFGSLPRKDRPSVISREDSDKEFELCHSRNSSYTSQHSRNGSNYGSLTHSRQNSQGTGPNTSQEQHPTHTRSPSAGSALTEFAKLERRRIHPHTLVTIHKLDEGSLKERRVDQTRVDAEGLVEELLKSTDLKPLEQDESSGLQLLVGKDGTMALR
- the LOC128224816 gene encoding protein FAM102A-like isoform X2; amino-acid sequence: MMSFMSRKKRYKFHVTFELEELSSVPFVSGILFTKLRLLEGGSFSDVSERKEVSNHSVKWNHKFVFDCKMTGSANTGILDPCVCRASVRLELKGGKTYQKLGFADINLAEYAGSSSQQRKFLLEGYDSKHRQDNSTLQVTLSVSLKSGDPVFKAMTQSQFLVPEEDESGTNSRVVPLEDESSLASNSSGFGSLPRKDRPSVISREDSDKEFELCHSRNSSYTSQHSRNGSNYGSLTHSRQNSQGTGPNTSQEQHPTHTRSPSAGSALTEFAKLERRRKLDEGSLKERRVDQTRVDAEGLVEELLKSTDLKPLEQDESSGLQLLVGKDGTMALR